A part of Helicobacter fennelliae genomic DNA contains:
- a CDS encoding twin-arginine translocation signal domain-containing protein: MVSKRLKELEKMPIHNEHKNLMDELHKNGLTRRDFMKWAGAMTAALSLPASFVPLTLKAAEMANRTPVIWLHMAECTGCSESLLRTE, translated from the coding sequence AAAAAATGCCTATTCACAATGAGCATAAAAATCTCATGGACGAATTGCATAAAAATGGGCTTACGCGTCGCGATTTTATGAAATGGGCGGGCGCGATGACAGCGGCTCTTTCTTTGCCGGCAAGCTTTGTTCCATTGACGCTCAAAGCAGCCGAAATGGCAAATCGCACTCCTGTGATTTGGCTTCATATGGCAGAATGCACGGGTTGTAGTGAAAGTTTATTGCGGACAGAGGA